The Chitinophaga sp. H8 genome contains a region encoding:
- a CDS encoding ABC transporter ATP-binding protein, with the protein MSKLKIEKLSHKYSNSWAIRDINLEIDKAGVVGLLGSNGAGKSTTMNIICGALNQTEGHVYVNGLDTRKQPEEAKMGIGFLPQAPPVYADLTVDEYLTYAAELRLIPGKKIKIAVEEAKERCQIAHFSSRLIRNLSGGYRQRVGIAQAIIHKPQLVVMDEPTNGLDPNQLIETRKLIREIARDCTVLLSSHVMSEIHLLCREVIMIENGRIVFSDTMDAFNNYMKPNAILIKMENPPSGEVLLKIKGITRVEFLNDKQIRLYFEGSHEIAETIIATSVQNGWRLQEINLEKGLLDDIFKQLSQSQQ; encoded by the coding sequence ATGAGTAAACTAAAGATAGAGAAGCTCTCTCATAAGTATAGTAACTCCTGGGCAATCCGCGATATTAACCTGGAGATAGATAAGGCCGGTGTAGTAGGTTTGCTTGGCTCTAATGGCGCCGGTAAGTCCACCACTATGAACATTATTTGCGGAGCGCTGAACCAAACGGAAGGACATGTGTATGTGAACGGCCTTGATACACGGAAGCAACCTGAAGAAGCCAAAATGGGAATTGGCTTTCTGCCGCAGGCACCACCAGTATATGCCGACCTGACGGTGGATGAATACCTGACTTACGCAGCAGAGCTTCGCCTGATCCCGGGTAAAAAGATTAAAATAGCTGTGGAAGAAGCCAAAGAACGTTGTCAGATAGCGCATTTCAGTTCCCGGCTAATCCGCAACCTGTCCGGAGGTTATCGCCAGCGGGTTGGTATTGCACAAGCCATTATTCACAAGCCTCAACTGGTGGTAATGGATGAGCCAACCAATGGTTTAGACCCTAATCAACTTATAGAAACGAGGAAACTAATCCGGGAGATAGCAAGGGATTGTACGGTATTATTGTCTTCACATGTGATGTCAGAGATCCATCTGTTGTGCAGGGAGGTGATCATGATTGAGAATGGTCGTATCGTTTTCTCTGATACCATGGATGCTTTCAACAATTACATGAAGCCGAATGCTATACTTATAAAGATGGAAAACCCGCCTTCCGGTGAAGTGCTGTTAAAGATAAAAGGCATTACGAGGGTTGAATTTCTGAACGATAAGCAGATCCGCCTTTACTTCGAAGGCAGCCACGAGATTGCCGAAACGATCATTGCCACCAGTGTCCAAAACGGATGGCGGCTACAGGAGATCAACCTGGAGAAAGGTCTGCTGGATGACATATTCAAACAATTATCCCAATCTCAACAATAA